Below is a window of Desmonostoc muscorum LEGE 12446 DNA.
AAGAGACGCGATGAATCGCCGTCTCTACAATAATCAGTCTTTTGTAGAGACGGCGATTTACCCTTGTCTTTGGAATTTAGAATTTTAATCAAAAAACCTTAACCGAACCGTATTGCCTAATAACCTATGAGACAGCTAACTGATGCAAGTCAGATGGTGTCAGGTTGGAGTGTACCACTTGACCATCACGGAACCAAACGATGCGCTGGGTTTGACGGGCTACTTCTGGTTCATGGGTTACCATGACAACGGTGATTCCACTGGCGTTGAGTTCGCCAAAGATGTCTAAGACTTCTTGGGTCGTGCGCGAATCAAGTGCGCCAGTGGGTTCATCGGCTAGGAGGACTACGGGACGATTGACAATGGCACGAGCGATCGCTACTCTTTGTTGTTGTCCCCCAGATAGCTGAGTTGGTTTGTTGTTGAGGCGATTTGCTAAACCGACTCGTGTCAGTGCTTCGGTGGCGCGATCGCTTCTTTCTTTGGGATTTACACTAGCATACACCATCGGCAGCATCACGTTTTCTAATGCTGTGAGTTGGGGCAATAAGTGGAATTGTTGGAACACAAATCCCAGCTTTTTGTTACGAATGTGTGCTAAGGATTTATCATCCATTTGCGCCACATCAATATTATCTAAGTAATAATGTCCGCCTGTGGGTCGGTCTAGACAGCCGATAATATTCATGGCTGTAGATTTACCTGAACCAGAAGGCCCCATAATTGAACAATATTCGCCTTCGTGGATAGTCAAATTTACATCGTTGAGGGCTTTGACTTCGGTTTCGCCACTGC
It encodes the following:
- a CDS encoding ABC transporter ATP-binding protein; the encoded protein is MANTISITDSLVPNPVPKSTIIRLENIYKIYGSGETEVKALNDVNLTIHEGEYCSIMGPSGSGKSTAMNIIGCLDRPTGGHYYLDNIDVAQMDDKSLAHIRNKKLGFVFQQFHLLPQLTALENVMLPMVYASVNPKERSDRATEALTRVGLANRLNNKPTQLSGGQQQRVAIARAIVNRPVVLLADEPTGALDSRTTQEVLDIFGELNASGITVVMVTHEPEVARQTQRIVWFRDGQVVHSNLTPSDLHQLAVS